The Haloferax volcanii DS2 DNA segment GACCCGGCGTACCGACTCGTCGAAGTGGACGTGGACACCGAGGCGTACGACGAGAGTCACGCCCCCGGTGCCATCGGGTTCAACTGGGAGTCCCAGCTGCAGGACCAGACGACCCGTGACGTGCTGACCAAGGAGGACTTCGAGGACCTCCTCGGCTCCCACGGCATCTCCGAGGACTCTACGGTCGTCCTCTACGGCGACAACTCCAACTGGTTCGCCGCCTACACCTATTGGCAGTTCAAGTACTACGGCCACGAGAACGTTCACCTGATGAACGGCGGCCGCGACTACTGGGTCGACAACGACTATCCGACGACCGACGAAATCCCGTCCTTCCCGGAGCAAGACTACAGCGCCAAGGGTCCCTTCGAGGACATCCGCGCGTACCGCGACGACGTCGAGAAGGCGGTCGACAAGGGTCTTCCCCTCGTCGACGTTCGCTCGCCCGAAGAGTTCTCCGGCGAGATTCTCGCGCCCCCGGGACTGCAGGAGACCGCCCAGCGCGGCGGCCACATCCCCGGCGCGAGCAACATCTCGTGGGCCGCGACCGTCAACGACGACGGCACCTTCAAGTCTGCCGACGAACTCCGCGACCTCTACGCGGACCAGGGCATCGAAGGCGACGAGTCCACCATCGCCTACTGCCGCATCGGCGAGCGCTCGTCCATCGCGTGGTTCGCCCTTCACGAACTCCTCGGCTACGAGAACGTCACCAACTACGACGGCTCGTGGACGGAGTGGGGCAACCTCGTCGGCGCGCCCGTCGAGAAGGGTAACTGAGCCGCCTCGGCCTCAGTTCGTTTCGATACCGACCGACCGGTTCTTTTTGGGGTTCACATCGGCAGGACGCTGATGCCGACGGCGACGAGTACGCCCGCGCCGAGAAGCACCATCACGCAGTAGCCCATGATGTCGCGGACCGACAGGCCGCTGATGGAGAGCAGCGGGATGGCCCAGAAGGGCTGAATCATGTTGGTCCACGCGTCGCCCCACGAGGCGGCGACGGCGACCCGCGGGATGGACTCGCCGGACGCCTTCGCGGCCGTGACGAGCGTCTCGCCGATGACGGCCCACTCGCCCCCGCCGGAGGGGACGAAGAAGTTCACGAGGCCGGCGGTGAAGAAGGCAAAGGCCGGGAGCGTCCCGTCGGGCGCGACGGCGACCATGCCCTGTGCGATTTGCGTGGCGAGGCTGACGGAGCCCTCCGGCGCGTAGGCCATGATGCCCATGATGCCCGCGTAGAAGGGGAACTGGAGGATGATTCCCCAGACGTTCTCGACGGCCTCGACGACGGCCTCGATGTACGCCTTGGGCGTCCCGTGGAACAGCACGCCGAGAAAGAGGAAACCGAAGTTGACGATGTTCAGGTTGAGATTGTTCCACGGCATCGTCCCGTTCTGGACGCCCTCCCAGAAGTACAGGGCGACCGCGAGCAGGCCGACGACGCCGATTGCCACGCCGATGCCGAGCGAGTGCTCGATGCGCGTCGCGAGCGAGGCGTCGTCGGGGACGGCCGTGGAGGCCCACCCGCCGGTCGCCTGCTCGCCGCCGTCGGTCGCCGTCTCGAACGCCGCGGGGTCGATGGGCGTCTTCTTCGCGTCGTCGGTCGGGTACATGAGCGCGAACAGCGCCGGCAGGAAGAGGAAGCCGACCGCGACGACCAACACGAGGTTGGCGACCGTGAAGATGGTCCCGCCGGTGCCGAACGTCGTGTCGAGGATGCCCGCCTCGATGAGGAAGTTCCCCTCGGTGTTCAACAGGAGCGGAATCGACCCCGCGAGACCGCCGTGCCAGACGACGAACCCGGAGTACGCCCCGGCGACGACGATGGGGAAGTCGATGCCGCGCATCTCGGTCGCTATCTTCCGGGCGAACAGCGCCCCGACGACGAGGCCGAGGCCCCAGTGGACGAACGACGCCCCGGCGGCGACGACCGGAACCATCGCGGCCGCGCCCCGTTCGGTGTTCGGGACGCCCGCAAGTCGTGTCAAGAGCCAGTCCACGGGCTTCGTCTGCGCGAGCGCGTAGCCCGTCATCAGGATGAGCGTCATCTGCATCCCGAACGAAAGCAGGTTCCAGAAGCCCCCGTACCAGCCGTCGAGAAGCAGGTTTCCGGCGTGCCCCACCATGCCGACCCCCTCGGCCGGCGCGACCGACACCAGCGCCAGCACGAACGCCACTCCGGTCAGGATGATGGCGAACAGGAACGCGTCGGGGAGGTACTGTTCGACCAGTTTCGAACTGCGCTCCGCCGCCTGCCTGATAGCGTTTGTCATAGCTCGGATAACCTCATGATAATACAATATATAATGTTTAATATTCCTGCTAGTTCGATTCGGTAGAATGTCACGAACCGGCCGACACGCCGGTCGTCGTCTGGGGTCGGGTCGTCACAGACCCGCGCCGGACTCGCCGCCGCCGATGGGTACAAACCCGAGACGGACATACGGGGCGTATGTCCGAACTCCTCGACACCCTCCGCGACGACCACGAGACGCCGCTTTCCCGACTCGGCTCCTCGAAGGCGCTGTACGCCGTCACCGGCGGCGAGATGGACGGCGACGCGGTCCGCGCCGCGGCCGCCGCCGAGGCCGCGGCCGCCGCCGACCTGTTCGACTGGTGGGCAGACGACGAACCGAACGACGAGGCCGCCGCGCTGTTTTCGGACCTCGCCGACACCGCCCGGGAGCAC contains these protein-coding regions:
- a CDS encoding short-chain fatty acid transporter; its protein translation is MTNAIRQAAERSSKLVEQYLPDAFLFAIILTGVAFVLALVSVAPAEGVGMVGHAGNLLLDGWYGGFWNLLSFGMQMTLILMTGYALAQTKPVDWLLTRLAGVPNTERGAAAMVPVVAAGASFVHWGLGLVVGALFARKIATEMRGIDFPIVVAGAYSGFVVWHGGLAGSIPLLLNTEGNFLIEAGILDTTFGTGGTIFTVANLVLVVAVGFLFLPALFALMYPTDDAKKTPIDPAAFETATDGGEQATGGWASTAVPDDASLATRIEHSLGIGVAIGVVGLLAVALYFWEGVQNGTMPWNNLNLNIVNFGFLFLGVLFHGTPKAYIEAVVEAVENVWGIILQFPFYAGIMGIMAYAPEGSVSLATQIAQGMVAVAPDGTLPAFAFFTAGLVNFFVPSGGGEWAVIGETLVTAAKASGESIPRVAVAASWGDAWTNMIQPFWAIPLLSISGLSVRDIMGYCVMVLLGAGVLVAVGISVLPM
- a CDS encoding sulfurtransferase, encoding MSNSDYAKDVLVSADWVESHLDEFQSDDPAYRLVEVDVDTEAYDESHAPGAIGFNWESQLQDQTTRDVLTKEDFEDLLGSHGISEDSTVVLYGDNSNWFAAYTYWQFKYYGHENVHLMNGGRDYWVDNDYPTTDEIPSFPEQDYSAKGPFEDIRAYRDDVEKAVDKGLPLVDVRSPEEFSGEILAPPGLQETAQRGGHIPGASNISWAATVNDDGTFKSADELRDLYADQGIEGDESTIAYCRIGERSSIAWFALHELLGYENVTNYDGSWTEWGNLVGAPVEKGN